From a single Lactococcus carnosus genomic region:
- a CDS encoding Asp23/Gls24 family envelope stress response protein → MSVTINTKNGTVEIENDVISTIVGASTTEIFGVVGMTSKHAVKDNFKTLLRQENYAKGVVISATDNGVDVDIYVIVSFGVKISEVAKNVQERVKFNLENQLSVTANSVNVFVQNVKVVAD, encoded by the coding sequence ATGTCTGTGACAATTAATACAAAAAATGGAACAGTTGAGATTGAAAATGATGTTATTTCAACAATTGTTGGGGCATCAACGACTGAGATTTTTGGTGTGGTCGGTATGACAAGTAAACATGCGGTGAAAGATAATTTCAAAACACTGTTACGCCAAGAAAATTATGCCAAGGGTGTTGTGATTTCAGCAACAGATAATGGCGTTGATGTCGACATTTATGTGATTGTATCATTTGGTGTTAAAATTTCTGAAGTGGCAAAAAATGTACAAGAGCGCGTTAAATTTAATTTAGAGAACCAACTGAGCGTCACAGCAAACTCAGTTAATGTCTTTGTACAAAATGTGAAAGTGGTGGCTGATTAA
- the rpmB gene encoding 50S ribosomal protein L28, with the protein MAKVCYFTGRKTSSANNRSHAMNKTKKQVKPNLQKIKIVENGKVKSVWASARALKNLSVERV; encoded by the coding sequence ATGGCTAAAGTATGTTACTTTACAGGTCGTAAGACTTCATCAGCTAACAACCGTTCGCATGCAATGAACAAAACGAAAAAACAAGTGAAACCAAACTTGCAAAAAATTAAAATCGTTGAAAACGGCAAAGTTAAATCAGTATGGGCATCTGCTCGTGCACTTAAAAACCTTTCAGTTGAACGTGTTTAA
- a CDS encoding DUF1129 family protein — protein sequence MENYIEQLTAKNSEYVHVITRELVKVGKSDEEIKVILSEILPQIVEAQEQRILAKDILGTPSEFTAKYAPKIANKNSSKVDNNSNETPVLMWLDSSLLMLGFIAILNGVMSLFSKSAIVYGIITLVTMSLAAGFVIYLMFRLVYKPQSEGRKRPGFKAIGLLTLTFLVWIALFTLTSLLPKTINIALNSYIVLAIGLISLGGRYLLKRKYHIKSAMATQPVRK from the coding sequence ATGGAAAATTATATCGAACAGTTAACAGCAAAAAATAGTGAGTATGTTCATGTGATCACACGTGAACTTGTTAAAGTGGGCAAATCAGACGAGGAAATTAAGGTCATCTTATCTGAAATTCTCCCACAGATTGTCGAAGCGCAGGAGCAACGGATTCTTGCTAAGGATATTCTAGGTACGCCTTCGGAGTTCACTGCAAAATATGCGCCAAAAATCGCCAATAAAAACAGCAGTAAAGTGGATAACAACAGCAATGAAACACCTGTCTTGATGTGGCTTGATAGTTCCCTCTTAATGCTCGGATTTATCGCCATTTTAAACGGTGTGATGTCACTCTTTAGCAAAAGTGCCATCGTATATGGTATTATCACACTGGTTACCATGAGCCTAGCTGCTGGTTTTGTCATCTATCTCATGTTCCGACTTGTCTATAAACCACAGAGCGAAGGTAGAAAAAGACCTGGATTTAAAGCTATCGGCCTTTTAACGCTAACTTTTCTCGTTTGGATTGCCCTTTTTACGCTAACGTCATTATTGCCTAAAACAATCAATATTGCGCTAAATAGTTATATCGTGCTAGCAATAGGTTTAATTTCTCTTGGTGGTAGGTATCTACTTAAACGCAAATACCATATCAAATCTGCTATGGCAACCCAACCTGTTAGGAAGTAA
- the polA gene encoding DNA polymerase I — MTNTEKNLLLIDGSSIAFRAFFALYTQIDRFVAPSGLHTNAIFAFHTMLRNVLDKVQPTHVLVAFDAGKTTFRTEMFADYKAGRAKTPDEFREQMPFIKEMLEAQGITHYDLTNFEADDIIGTLATQAEKAGFDKVTVVSGDRDLTQLTTEKTTVEITIKGVAELETYTPAYLNEKLGLTTEQFIDLKALMGDKSDNIPGVTKIGEKTGIKLLLEYGSLAGIYDHVDQMKTSKMKENLINDREQAFLSRELATIDLDSPIKIGLDETLYQGADYDKLKAFYKEMGFHKFLEDLEGVTEKVVEVIDFTVITDKPSPDMFHEDQFFYLEILGDDYHRDEIIGFAWGDDKQIYVSKDTSLLAAISFPKNTFDFKKNKVLLARQGIDYPLVSFDTMLAKYLYSTIENNKISTIADLFGYDLADDELVYGKGAKRAVPEDAVLFDHLARKIAALVKTKTPLVDKLRENDQEKLLSDIELPLANVLAKMEITGIKVSGGVLSEIGLENEQVIKALTAEIYELAGEPFNINSPKQLGVILFEKMGLPAIKKTKTGYSTAVDVLEQLAAQAPIVDKILKFRQISKIQSTYVTGLLGEIMADGKIHTRYVQDLTQTGRLSSVQPNLQNIPVRLPEGRKIRKAFLPENTDSVLLSSDYSQIELRVLAHISGDEHLISAFQKGADIHTSTAMRVFGIDKPEDVTANDRRNAKAVNFGVVYGISDFGLSNNLGISRKAAKTYIETYFERYPDIKNYMENSVRSARDTGFVETLYHRRRNLPDINARNFSVRSFAERTAINSPIQGSAADILKVAMINLDKALQAGNYQAKMLLQVHDEIVLDVPNEELSAVQALVKLTMEDAITLAVPLLVDENSGKTWYEAK, encoded by the coding sequence ATGACAAATACAGAAAAAAACTTACTCTTAATCGATGGTTCCTCGATCGCCTTTCGTGCTTTTTTTGCACTCTATACACAGATTGATCGCTTTGTTGCACCATCAGGGTTGCATACTAATGCCATTTTTGCCTTTCATACGATGTTGCGAAATGTTTTAGATAAGGTGCAACCGACCCATGTCCTGGTTGCTTTTGATGCTGGGAAAACGACCTTTAGAACTGAGATGTTTGCAGATTACAAAGCAGGCCGTGCTAAGACCCCGGATGAATTTAGAGAGCAGATGCCTTTTATTAAGGAAATGCTTGAAGCACAAGGGATTACCCATTATGACCTTACTAATTTTGAAGCAGATGATATTATCGGTACCTTGGCAACCCAGGCTGAGAAAGCTGGCTTTGACAAAGTCACAGTCGTATCTGGTGACCGAGATTTAACTCAGTTAACGACAGAGAAAACAACAGTCGAAATCACGATCAAGGGTGTTGCGGAACTTGAGACTTACACACCAGCTTATCTGAATGAAAAACTTGGCTTAACGACTGAACAATTTATTGATTTAAAAGCCTTGATGGGAGATAAATCAGATAATATTCCGGGTGTGACAAAAATCGGTGAAAAGACGGGTATTAAACTCTTGCTTGAGTATGGGTCTTTAGCAGGTATATATGATCATGTTGATCAGATGAAGACCTCTAAAATGAAAGAGAATCTGATTAATGATCGCGAACAAGCCTTCCTATCAAGGGAGCTTGCAACGATTGATCTAGATTCACCTATCAAAATCGGCCTTGATGAGACCCTCTATCAGGGTGCTGATTACGATAAACTCAAAGCATTCTATAAGGAAATGGGCTTCCATAAATTCCTAGAAGACTTGGAAGGTGTGACAGAGAAAGTTGTTGAAGTCATTGATTTTACTGTGATAACCGATAAACCAAGTCCTGATATGTTCCATGAGGATCAATTTTTCTACCTAGAAATTTTAGGAGATGACTATCATCGGGATGAGATTATTGGCTTTGCCTGGGGAGATGACAAACAGATTTATGTGTCTAAAGATACAAGCCTGCTAGCAGCTATCTCTTTCCCTAAAAATACATTTGATTTTAAGAAAAACAAAGTCCTACTAGCACGTCAAGGGATCGATTATCCACTGGTTAGTTTTGATACCATGTTGGCCAAATATCTTTACTCGACGATTGAGAATAATAAAATTTCAACCATCGCCGATTTGTTTGGCTATGATTTAGCTGATGATGAGTTGGTCTACGGTAAGGGGGCCAAGCGAGCTGTGCCAGAAGATGCTGTCTTATTTGATCATCTGGCTAGGAAAATAGCTGCCCTTGTTAAGACGAAAACACCATTAGTGGATAAATTACGAGAAAATGACCAAGAAAAACTCTTGTCTGATATCGAATTGCCCCTAGCAAATGTCCTGGCTAAGATGGAAATCACAGGGATCAAAGTGTCTGGTGGTGTCCTAAGCGAGATTGGGTTAGAAAATGAGCAAGTCATCAAGGCCTTAACGGCAGAGATTTATGAGCTTGCGGGTGAACCATTTAATATCAATTCTCCTAAGCAATTGGGCGTCATCTTATTTGAAAAAATGGGTTTACCTGCCATCAAAAAAACAAAGACGGGTTATTCGACAGCTGTTGATGTACTTGAACAACTCGCAGCTCAAGCGCCGATTGTAGATAAAATTTTAAAATTCCGTCAGATTTCTAAAATTCAGTCTACCTATGTGACCGGACTGCTAGGTGAAATCATGGCAGATGGCAAGATTCATACGCGCTATGTTCAGGATTTGACGCAAACAGGTCGTTTATCTAGTGTCCAACCTAATTTACAAAATATTCCCGTTCGTTTGCCCGAGGGACGTAAAATTCGCAAAGCCTTCCTACCAGAAAATACAGACTCAGTTTTGTTATCAAGCGACTATTCACAGATCGAGTTGCGCGTGTTGGCTCACATCTCAGGAGATGAACATCTGATTTCAGCCTTCCAAAAAGGGGCAGATATTCATACGTCAACAGCCATGCGTGTATTTGGGATTGATAAACCAGAAGATGTGACAGCAAATGATCGTCGTAATGCAAAAGCGGTCAACTTTGGTGTGGTTTATGGCATCTCAGACTTTGGCCTATCCAATAATCTTGGTATTTCTAGAAAAGCAGCCAAGACCTATATCGAGACCTATTTTGAACGGTATCCAGATATCAAAAACTACATGGAAAATAGTGTTCGAAGTGCTAGAGATACAGGTTTTGTTGAAACGCTCTATCACAGACGTCGTAATTTACCAGATATCAATGCTAGAAATTTCTCTGTTCGCTCATTTGCTGAACGGACGGCGATTAATAGCCCGATTCAAGGCTCAGCAGCAGATATTCTTAAAGTAGCGATGATTAACTTGGACAAAGCCTTACAAGCCGGCAACTATCAGGCCAAAATGCTACTTCAGGTACACGATGAAATTGTACTAGATGTACCAAATGAGGAGCTTTCAGCGGTACAAGCACTCGTGAAATTAACGATGGAGGATGCGATTACTCTCGCTGTTCCTTTACTAGTTGATGAAAATAGTGGCAAAACGTGGTATGAAGCTAAATAG
- a CDS encoding DUF6440 family protein: MLTKKEIKGRFERTTGGAFQGINIITDKATGVQYLLASKDTGCGLTPLIDAEGKPVIAGRSEMSTKAVSDQTISPF, from the coding sequence ATGTTGACAAAAAAGGAGATAAAAGGCCGTTTTGAGCGGACAACTGGCGGGGCATTTCAAGGTATCAACATCATCACAGATAAAGCAACAGGTGTCCAGTATTTATTGGCTAGTAAAGACACAGGTTGTGGGCTAACGCCCTTGATAGATGCTGAAGGGAAACCTGTGATCGCAGGCAGATCAGAAATGAGCACAAAAGCCGTAAGTGATCAAACAATCTCCCCTTTTTGA
- a CDS encoding putative quinol monooxygenase, with amino-acid sequence MIVINVFFHIKKEQRDAYLAAMDVLVSHSQKEAGAQFYNLFADPKDDTKFVIIENWENETAIAAHNESAHFKTFAGEIKQFLVEDLRVVVSSQK; translated from the coding sequence ATGATCGTCATTAATGTATTTTTCCATATCAAAAAAGAACAAAGAGATGCTTATTTAGCAGCGATGGACGTCTTAGTCTCTCACTCTCAAAAAGAAGCAGGGGCTCAGTTTTACAACTTGTTCGCTGATCCAAAAGATGACACTAAATTTGTCATCATCGAAAACTGGGAAAATGAGACAGCTATCGCTGCTCATAATGAAAGTGCCCACTTCAAAACATTTGCTGGTGAGATTAAACAATTTCTTGTTGAAGATCTCCGTGTTGTGGTCAGTTCACAAAAATAA
- a CDS encoding PTS glucitol/sorbitol transporter subunit IIA, with the protein MTVFSTQVMAIGPEAAVLKESQMLILFGEEAPAMLAEFCYMIKLDKINGHIQVGQEIIFDETPYFITAVGDVVQSNLSSLGHITIKFDGSRQAELPGTLYVENKALPDLKVSSTIQII; encoded by the coding sequence ATGACAGTTTTCAGCACGCAAGTTATGGCAATTGGTCCAGAAGCAGCAGTATTAAAAGAAAGTCAGATGCTCATCCTATTTGGGGAAGAAGCCCCTGCCATGCTAGCAGAGTTTTGCTACATGATAAAGTTAGACAAGATCAACGGTCATATCCAAGTTGGTCAAGAAATTATCTTTGATGAGACGCCTTATTTTATTACTGCAGTTGGCGATGTCGTTCAGAGTAATCTATCATCTCTTGGTCATATTACGATTAAGTTTGATGGATCCCGTCAAGCAGAACTGCCAGGTACACTTTACGTAGAGAATAAGGCATTACCAGATCTTAAAGTCAGTTCAACGATCCAAATCATATAG
- the srlE gene encoding PTS glucitol/sorbitol transporter subunit IIB, translating into MTDYKSIVVTKGSGGYGGPLTITPTAEKHQFIYITGGGERPVIVDRIEALTGMTSVNGFKTSIPDREIALAIVDCGGTLRCGIYPQKGIPTINIVATGKSGPLAQYINETIYVSAVKLDNIQPLEIGEEDSAHVQPVRAVTDQIDTSKKLTEQRAANGSFIAKIGMGAGKVVAIFNQAAREAVQTLIQTVLPFMAFVSMLIGIIQGSGIGDLFAKAMLPLAGNVGGLFIIGFICSLPFLSPLLGPGAVISQIIGTLIGVEIGKGNIPPHLALPALFAINTQNGCDFIPVSLGLMEAEAETVEVGVPSVLYSRFLNGLPRVVVAWLASFGLYR; encoded by the coding sequence ATGACTGACTATAAAAGTATTGTTGTGACAAAAGGATCGGGCGGTTACGGTGGGCCGCTTACAATCACGCCAACAGCAGAGAAACATCAATTTATTTATATCACAGGTGGAGGGGAGAGACCTGTCATTGTGGATAGAATTGAAGCGTTAACAGGAATGACCTCTGTTAATGGCTTCAAGACATCTATTCCTGATCGTGAGATTGCCTTGGCAATAGTTGACTGCGGAGGTACCCTGCGTTGTGGGATATATCCACAAAAGGGAATCCCAACGATTAATATTGTCGCGACCGGTAAAAGTGGCCCTCTGGCCCAGTATATTAACGAGACAATCTATGTATCTGCAGTCAAACTAGATAATATTCAACCCCTAGAAATTGGGGAGGAGGACAGCGCACATGTGCAACCTGTGAGAGCTGTAACAGATCAAATCGATACAAGCAAAAAACTCACTGAGCAGCGTGCTGCAAATGGTAGCTTTATCGCCAAAATTGGCATGGGGGCTGGCAAAGTCGTTGCCATCTTCAATCAAGCAGCACGAGAAGCAGTTCAAACCTTAATTCAAACTGTTCTACCATTTATGGCATTTGTATCGATGCTGATTGGGATTATCCAAGGCTCAGGTATAGGGGATTTATTCGCTAAGGCCATGCTACCATTGGCTGGTAATGTAGGTGGTCTCTTTATCATCGGCTTTATCTGCTCCTTACCTTTCTTGTCTCCGCTACTAGGACCTGGTGCTGTTATTTCACAAATTATTGGGACGTTAATTGGGGTAGAAATCGGTAAGGGGAATATTCCACCACATCTAGCACTACCGGCTTTATTTGCCATTAACACTCAAAATGGGTGTGATTTTATCCCAGTCAGTCTAGGATTAATGGAAGCAGAAGCTGAAACAGTGGAAGTAGGGGTACCTAGTGTTTTGTATTCCCGTTTTCTAAATGGTTTACCACGTGTCGTCGTCGCTTGGTTAGCAAGTTTTGGCTTGTATAGATAA